From one Bacteroidales bacterium genomic stretch:
- a CDS encoding stage II sporulation protein M, which yields MREITFVQKNQDKWTRFEKNVSDNADELADAFIELTDDLSYARTFYPESNTERYLNQLAGKYYLYLYKNKKQPASRFITFWKKELPQLFYGAHRQLLTAFVIFMISALIGAFSASKDENFVRLILGDSYVNMTIENIRKGDPMAVYKGVNESSMFVYIMYNNIRVSFLAFVFGIFFSMGTVMVLFQNGVMLGAFQYFFFQYGVLTESLLTIWIHGTLEISAIVIAGCAGLVMGNSILFPGTYSRSESFSRGVRRGMKIVAGLVPVFIIAAFFESYVTRHTEMPVWMSLTIIGSSLAFIIFYFIIYPIRLNQTNTHEL from the coding sequence ATGCGCGAAATCACTTTTGTTCAGAAAAACCAGGATAAATGGACGAGGTTTGAAAAAAATGTATCCGACAATGCTGATGAGTTGGCCGATGCTTTTATTGAATTAACAGATGACTTATCCTATGCCCGTACATTTTATCCGGAATCAAACACAGAGCGATACCTGAATCAACTGGCAGGAAAATATTACCTCTATCTCTATAAAAACAAAAAACAACCGGCCAGCCGGTTTATTACATTTTGGAAAAAGGAGTTACCCCAACTCTTTTATGGAGCCCACAGGCAATTATTGACCGCCTTTGTCATTTTTATGATCTCTGCCTTGATCGGAGCATTTTCCGCATCCAAAGATGAAAATTTTGTCCGGCTCATTTTAGGGGATTCTTATGTAAACATGACTATTGAAAATATCAGGAAAGGCGACCCGATGGCCGTATATAAAGGTGTAAACGAAAGTTCCATGTTCGTTTACATTATGTACAACAATATCCGGGTTTCTTTTTTAGCCTTTGTATTCGGCATCTTCTTTTCCATGGGAACAGTCATGGTATTGTTTCAAAATGGTGTAATGCTGGGGGCATTCCAGTATTTCTTTTTTCAATACGGGGTACTTACCGAATCCCTCCTGACGATCTGGATACATGGTACACTGGAAATTTCGGCCATCGTGATTGCCGGTTGTGCCGGACTCGTCATGGGTAACAGCATCTTATTCCCAGGCACTTATTCCCGGAGCGAATCATTCAGCAGGGGTGTCCGGAGAGGCATGAAAATCGTTGCCGGACTTGTACCTGTCTTTATCATTGCCGCCTTTTTCGAATCATACGTCACCAGGCATACCGAAATGCCGGTATGGATGAGCCTGACCATTATTGGCAGCTCCCTGGCTTTTATCATTTTTTATTTCATTATTTATCCTATTCGTCTTAACCAAACCAATACCCATGAACTATAA